The Drosophila sechellia strain sech25 unplaced genomic scaffold, ASM438219v1 U_298, whole genome shotgun sequence nucleotide sequence tGGGAGCTGATTCCTTTGAATGTTTTTCAGATTTGTTTGTGTACACAACAAAGTATAGAAAACAATCTATCTACCAAATTATGTTATCCAAATTATGTGCCGACGACCTGGGGAAATGACCCCAGATCGGCACTAGGTCGGATATTACCTAATTATGTGTTCCATGTGAAATAATAAGGCGAAGTATTTGCTTATGGTTTTCGTTTATTATTCTTGACAAGTTGAAGTTAGATATGATCCGCTCAGCTCCGGTTCTCCTCTGCAAGTGTCACCCGGCCCCTGCGCTATGAGCGTCGAGCCCTCGGTCGGCCAGCATAAGTGCATCGTGACTGTTGCTGTCGCGCTCGAGTGTTGCATTCATGAGAGTGCTAGCCCAGCAACTCCGCATAAAGGTCCGGGGGCAGCAGCGGCGGTGAGGTAAGAAACGTCCCGCTTGCAGATCATTGACCAGTTCAGCCGTGGCACATGTATGGTGTGAGGGGCCAGGAGAAGCGTTTAGCTGGTGTTAACTTCCATATACATAAGTACTTTCAACATCTTTAAAAATGATAGCTTCAACTAAAAGTTTTGTAATGAATAATTGTGAGACACTTCTTGAAGAAGATAGTTAATTTTGACTATGTTATGAAAAAGTTAGTTATCTCTAGCCTATAAACTCCATTAAAAAAGAATAGAGAAAACTATTCTTTTCTTTCTCTTTCCTAAGTCATATGGTCCCAGTCAATGCTAGAATGCAATGCAAAGATTCGTAATCTCACCTCTAAATAAATACCTTAGGATAACCTGTCCAACATGCAAATGTTTAAGGCCTGTTTAAAATTTGGcgaaacaaataaaagaaataacaatcgaaaaacaaaatattactGCTGGTAATCCATCTTGTCACAACAATAAAACGTGTAAATGTAAACTTTTACAATGGAACATGTGAAAAGAAAACTTATTTTTcctcgttgaaaagtatgttacaggcagaaggaagggtttccgcCCATATAAAGCAtaatattcttgatcaggatcaatagccgagtcgatcaagCCAtgaccgtctgtccgtatgaactttgagatctcaggaaatataaaagcttgaaggttgagattcagcatacagattgtAGAGACATAGCGTCTATgtcagcgcaagtttgtttacCCATGTTTCCACGCCCACAAATCACACAAAACTGTCACgctcacacttttgaaaactgcgtcgatattttttttacattcTTTTTTTCCATTTACATGTCTTGTatatttctatcgatttcccacgcccactctaactcCCTGAAACCGCCCCAaacttgcacacacacatttttgaaaaatgtttggacatttttttcataatttaattagtcTGCTAAATTTCTATTGACTGGAATAAAACTTTTTGCCCCGCCAACTCTAAAGCTCTAAAGCCACCCAAAACTAatacgcccacacttttgaaaaatgttaacATCTTTCTTTGTcttattgtttattttgctTCATCTTTATACCAAACACCTGTGGCTACGACCTTCCTTTCACCACAAGATGTCCAAAACGATcacccccacacttttaaacaatttgtacatttttttctcattttattccccaatatttATGGATATTCCAGAAAAATTGTGAAATTTCGCGATCGctttcacactagctgagtataGGATATCTGATAgccggggaactcgactatagcattctctcttgttttccATAGATGTCCCTATCAGCAGTTGGATTCTCCTTTCTCAGGAttcatttaagtttttttgTTACATTTTAAAAGAGGATAGTTCTGCACTTTACGGCTCAGGGTTTCCTAGCCATTTCGTTAAATGAATgctaatttataaaatatctgcattaattttttttaaattgcatttcttTGAGCAATTActctatatttatatacatgatatatatttatatacatgtatatatcCTTTTCCCTTTTAATTTTACCTACCTTTTTATAAATACTTTAATAAACCATAATATGTTCGTGAGCATACTAACcagttaaaaaacaaaaaatagtcCACAGTATACATAATTGTTTACAAATTCAAGAAAGCAGAAAAGATCATATCGAAAAAATGTGCTTGGCTTTTGATATTCGAAAAACTTTAACCCAAGCCCCAAGATTCGATGAAGCGTTTTGTTCCTTCGAAAACGCAGTCTGAAATTCGCTTAGCGACAAATACAAGAATTTGAGATTTGCGATTGCAATCTAGGGAAAAAGGGATTATTTcgaaaaaatatgttttcctttttatatTCGAAAAACTTTAAGCCAAGCCCCAAGATTTGATGTAGCGTTTTGTTCCTTCGAAAACGCAGTCTGAAGTTCGCTTAGCGACAATACAAAAATTTGAGATTTGCGATTGCAATCTAGGGAAAAAAGATTATTTCGAAAAAATATGGTTGGCTTTTTATATTCGAAAAACTTTAACCCAGCCCCAAGTTTTCATGGATCATTTTGGTCTTTCGAAAACGCAGTCTGAAGTTCGCTTAGcgacaaatacaaaaatttgAGATTTGCGATTGCAATCTAGGGAAAATGTTACTCGTTAAactaacaaattaaaaataaattataacaCAGTTTTAACGCTAAGCTTGCGGTGCGTATCCATATCTGCGAAGTATGTTATTATTTGTGGCACATTagagtatttatttaaaagtaaTTTATAACTTTACTTTTTTTGTAACTTGTTTAAGGAAAACAATTTCCTGTGGTTAATATTGCTAATAAATTGGCCCAAGTCCTCTCCAATAGAACTCTCTCCTGTTTTTAGTTAATTAATCATTTCTCTACAAGCTGTATTTTTGGCCATTATAATGGCATTATAGGAAATGCATAATAATATAATGCATTATAGGAAAATCCCATTTTCCTCTCAGCAGAATCGATATTGATTTCAACTGGTACGGGAGTACCAATTGAAAAGTAGACGAcatgtttttataaagaatTGAAATGATTGTATCCATTACATGTTTTACCAGATATGGAATTTAGAAGTCTGAATAGTGTTAGGCAAACGGGTAGATTGCGAGAACTAAGAGAACGCACGCGACTTTTGTCCTGTTTTCAGGAATTGATCTAGTTTTGTCCAGAGCTCGAGCTTGAAGATTTTTGGACCAATTAATAGCTCGAGTCTTTTCATTCTCTTTTCCAACTGGTTCTATATTAATTAGCGTTGGTCAGAATGAAGCGCTCCTTCCTTAATGAAATAATGGCAATGGATGAAGGGGTAGACGTCTCGAAGCTAGTCCCGGGGGATTCTACTAGCAATTATTGCAAAAGTTTAGTTTTCCaataatacaaattttaatCACTTATGACTTGTGTGCGTTTAAGTCTTCGCGTTATCAATAATGCCAGTTCCGTGTATGCTGGACAGTgagatttttaatttgttctcGGACGATGTAACTCCTTGTATGCGGAATTCCATTTCTCATTTTCTCATTTGCAAATTTACAGAATTCATCGATTATAGTTAGGATAGTTAGCGGAATGAATGTAAATGGTTCACATTCCATCGGGAATTTAAGTCTTTATACGCGTTATTCGTatagtaaaagggtatactagattcgttgaaaagtaatAGACATAAGGAAGCGTTTCTgactatatatagtatatattcttgatcaagaTCTATGGCCGAGttgatctagccatgtccgtctgttcgtatgaacgtcgagatcccAGGAACTATAAGGCTAGAAGATTGAGACACAGAACTGttacgcccacacttttgaaaaatttgttgaaattttttcacatttttattagttttgtaaatttctatcgatttcccacgcccactctaacgccctaaaactggcacgcccacatttttgaataatttttggatatttttttaactttatttatatttatttattttttcatatttatttatacttttttaactttataagtcgcttaaatttctatcgatttgccaaaaatacttttgccacgcccactctaaagCTCTTAAGGCGGCAAGCCGGTCCTCAATTTTTAGCggtatcccagaaaaattatgaaatttcgcgttcgcattcacacttgctgagtaacgggtatctgatatcGGGAAACTCTCTCTTTTTTGATATTGGGGCCAAGGTGGCCTTCTACCGTATTTAAGAGTCTGTCAAATGTCGCGTTGGTTTATAATATGGATGATCATTGCTTAACATCGGGAAAATAAATAGGTCGTTTTCGTGTTAGGTGTCCTTTGGAATCCACTCCATTTCTAgcttaatatatataaaattaatcGTGCTTTAAAATGTAATAGAAATCATGAAGTCCTTCGGGGTTCTGTCCCCACTGCCCCACAAGCTCAGCATTTGGTCGTAAGCCGATCGGGCAGTATTAATGTTTTACTCATATATTATTAGCTTGTCTTGTTCATATGCTATTACCAGCTAAATGTGATTAGAATATTACAGTGCATATCGATAATTATAGATACTTGTATATGAAGTGTAGGCAGTTACGAATACTACCTTGGAAAACTCCTTGCATTCTTGGGATTTAAATTATATCTGTAAAGAAAGCTCCAAATAATAACACAAGTCCTTTTTGTAGTTTGTTGCAGCCGTCAGGCTGACTTAGGTTTATTTAATTCtttcttgtatttttagttggcagaaatggttctgccagctcaacgtctacagagtgtctgatttgtcagttttgaatatatttggtctTAGGCTAAttcgcgtagctgcgctgccgggtacgccagcggcggagcggcgttcttatgaatatcttatatatctaggcttatcgggagagcgagctatgtatgtacgtacgtattatgcatttggtcggcgtggaaatgctgaccatgcacttatacttagTGGCCTTCAAGTgtgcgatcatgttacatccgccttGGGCCTTATTgcttgcataaacataaacataaacaaaaacatagcaacaaagtgctgctatATGTTAGTATGCTATTATACTTAAATGTTCTTAATATtacataggcacatactacatatCAACTGAAAGATAATTCAGATAATTCAGACACGtttatttaattcaaattgccgAAATTGGACTGACTGGCCAGTGTTTTCCGGCCACTCGTAAGCTCCGCGGCCCAACGCTTAGCCAAATCCCACGGCATCAGCACATTCCGCTGCAGTCACTCGCGCAGCGCTGCTCTGCTGCTTCGTGAGTTGAATGTAACTCTCCTGTCATTTTGCCCCACAGAGCTCAACACATCCTTCTCTTCTAAGGGTTTAAGGGGCTTTCTTCAAACGCACTCCAGTGCAGATGCCATCGTGTTGGTCCCTTCCAGGAGTTCCACATGGATCTGCTTCAAATCTATTGCATGAAACCCCTCGACACTTCTGCCAACACTTTGCATTTCCCTGGTCATATAATGTTTTACCCTTTCGTTGCAACTTTTTGGGTCAAGCTTTGAGTTGTATTCCTCTGTTTTATTACACTTAGGCCACTACGAAGGGTGCATTCAATTCGGCTTATCTGGGAATTACAATTTTGCTGATTCGTTGCTCGTGGCATCATTAGCTCGGCTAATGTTTGAGAAACAAATGGTTTTCCATTATTGAAATCGACCCTCAGTGGAAGTTGGGTCTAGGACTTAGTAACGACTTGTCCTCCTCCACTCCTCACGCTTTTTAATAAAGCCATAGAATTGGTTGaacatttataaatttccACAGGTCTGGCAATGGGAGATGGTGGTGTCCTAGTAAGTTATCTGACATTACAGTACGGGATAAAATGAACTCTTCTTTATCCCAGCCACTAAATCACGTTGAACAGAAAGATAGAAAAGAATTTGGTTCTTGGCAATCGAAGGTTATCGTAGTGTTTGGGTCTGTAAATGGGAGTTAGACGGTTGACATTTTGTCTTATGTAGTTACGCCCCGTTGTAGTTACGCCCCACGTTGAAAGATTGGTTGTGTAGTTTTAgatttactttattttgatttaatttggaggagcagggaaggtcccgctccattcgaagttaattcgtcaatgTTCTGGCGATCTATGTACAAaggtttcttagcctaagtcgaggagcagcgctcctgctttgacattaccggatgtctcaccgacaactactttctgcaatttgtttataattgctggaattgtcgtttcattgtcaactgagttcaaaattgtgccatctatttttgacttaatgacctcaactgcaatgtcttcaaatggtcccttagctaggtctaccaatttgattgccttaatgaatctttgtaaatggatcttttgcccatcaaatcCTTAATGTAAGacctaatggcagctgcttgttTCTGTtcttgtcacttttgatttttggcatttctgacattatttaatgtactcagttatatctttagacatacctttccagtaatagtatcttttgaccttggccaaggtttttatGATGCCTGTgtgacctccttgtattggatcggcatgaaatgtagacaatatagcttctttttcttttaatttgtctattagggtcaccgggttgagtagcgctactctcaatgaatttaatattttattgcccattattttgaaattatcaattgaaacatgttcaaagatattttcccacggtgccactttgagttggctgattttatttataccggcttgcatttcaagcctttggaaaaaatgacctaaatcaagtattccattagtatataaatcgctaacatcatatcttgcaataattttcttaccaTGTTTAAAGTATGGCATAAAGTATggtagcatattttttatatgcaaggtcactactttaTGTAATTCTTGATTTTTGATGACTTTatatacgttgggctttgaagctttttctatagattgcttaggcaattctatttctttatctcctgcgcaggatttttgtctactttgatatcttgtagtgactttctttatatttctggtcatttcttgtagttctttgatggttattcttgataacgcaccagctacatagttgtcttttccctttagatactcaactgtaaaattatactcctctaattcaagtctcatacgagttagtttagagctcggatttatcatagagaacaggtatgtaagtggtctgtggtctgttttgacagtgaaatgtctaccataaatatatggtctgaaatgagttattacccaatgaattgctgctaatTCTTTGTAGTAGGCTACATTAGCAACattaagtatataaacattaagtgtggcattctctctgtttcgcaacatcggctctgtagcaacaagcatagaggcagatcgctaacggagagggagtcagtcgattgctagagttggaaatgcaaagtaccgaataaacttaagaggctaaatcctgcgttcctgttttatttaaataagagggtttatagtacccctacaaTATCAGAAGTGGGCCGATCAcgagccaaagaaaaaaaatgaatataagcaATGCATCGACGGAGCAGTTAAAAGGGTGGTTGAGTGAATTAAAAAAACCGACCACGGGAACAAaaagagaattgattttgcgtttgaataatttaacaaacgaaaagcgaaatcaattgaaattattattaaaaagcgaGGAAGAAGATTTCTACGGAAGCAGCAATAATAAtgttcaaaaaggaaaaagaaataacgcAAAAGACGGAGAGCCTAAAGAGGACGAAAGTAACGGCGAAGCTGGAGGTagcaacgaagacggcgatgagaagagcactgtgcgcaacaacaaaagtaacgGCGAACATGACTACAGAAGCGGGGTACGCAGTTACAACAGTGCAGACGGCgcccgcaacaaaaacagcggcggcgggaatagcgacgaaaacgaagtttgcggcaacgaagacggcgacgaagatggcagcggtgagaaaagcaacaaagaatTTGGCGGGAATAAACGAAATACAGTGGGACAAGCTGGGCAAAATATGGATTTATTATTGCGTATGGCAACCGATGCAGTGAATGAATTTTCGGGAGATACATGTGCACGCAAATGGATCCTACAAGTGAAAAATATAGCCAGCGTTTATGGAATACATGAACCATATATAAAGATGTTGATCATCAGTAAGATAAAAGGAAAAGCATGCATGTGGTTGCATGCAGATCCAGAACGTGTATTGCTACCAACAGAGCAGTTGGCGGCTGAGCTTATATCAATGTTTGGTGAGAGGAAGTCGAAGTTAGAAACAAGGCGAAAATTTGAGGAACGAAAATGGACAGCTGGCGAAAGCTTTGTTGCTTATGTAGACGATAAGGTGATGCTTGCACATGGAATAAAAATGGATGATGAAGAATTGGTGGCGCTCCTCATTGAAGGTATTCCGAATCAAATGCTACGTAACCAAGCCCGTATCCAATGCTTTGAAGATATGCAGCACTTAAAGCGGGCATTTGCGGAAGTGAAACTACCGAAAATGGATGAAACACACAAGAAGGTGGCATCGGTGAACAATAATGGCAGCACTCTCTTGCGttgtttcaattgcaattcgaAGGGACACTGGGCCAAAGAGTGCAGGAAGCCAAAGCGCGAAAAAGGGTCATGCTATGCCTGTGGTGAGATGGGGCACTTTGCAGCAAAGTGCCTGAAAAACAAGAATGTGGATGAAAACAATTACgtaagatattttgaaattaattttatgaacaattctaaatcaaaatttattacagcATGCCTCATAGACACGGGAAGCCCCATTTCGTTCATAAAAATTAGTAAAGTACCTAAAGATGTTATTGAAGTACCAGTTTTAAGTTCATTTTACGgattaaacaaaagttactcgaaaacatatggaaaaatattgtgttacATTATGAAAAATTTGAAAGCTGTCAATGCTGAAATAAGCACAGCGGAGAGGgaattgcttgaaattaatgtaataGATGACTCAATTGATTACAAAATAGGTGATCAGGTGGATCATAATATGAAATGTCAATTTATGGAGTTGGTAGAAAACTCTTATGTTAATAAAGAAAGACCGAATGAACCGGAGATTCGgtgtgaaatacaattaagatTAAATGACCCGAAACCGTTTAGTTGTTCTCCTAGAAGATTAGCATatactgaaaaagaaaagctgcagATTATCTTAGATGAGTATCTAAAAAACGGAATTATTAAACCGAGTGATTCAGAGTatgcatgtgtatgtgtatgtgttagtgaaaaagaaaacaggagacctAAGATTATGTGTTGATTACAGAAAACTTAACAAATCAATGGTCAAAGATAATTATCCTTTACCGTTGATTGATGATCTGTTGGATagattagtaaataaaacgatattCTCGAAGTTAGATCTTAAACATGGCTactttcatgtttttgttaataaggAATCAATGAAATATACATCTTTTATGACGCCTTTAGGACAGCTTGAATTTTTAAGGATGCCAATGGGGCTGAAAAATGCACCGGCGGTCTTCCAGAGatttattaatagaattttcgAGGATATGATTAGGCAGGATAAAGTTATTgtatatatggatgacattATGATAGCTAGCAAAGGAATTAAGGAACATATGGAAGTACTTAGGGAAGTTTTTGACAGGTTGACGAGAAACAAATTAGAGCtgagaatggataaatgtgagtttctgcaatcgagtgtacaatatttaggatttttaataacaagtaAGGGAATACAGGCCAATGACAAGGGAATAGAAGCAATTAAAGATTTTCCAATACCAGATAAGGTGCATGATGTCAGAAGCTTTTTAGGATTGTGTTCATATTTtagaagattcattaagggtttttcaacgattgcaaaacctttatatgacttATTGAAGAAAGACAAAGAATTTTCGTTTGAAGAAAAAGAGTTAGAATGTTTTGAGACACTTAAGAAAAAGTTAGTGGAAGCTCCAGTGTTAGGGTTATATTGTTATAAGGATGAAATAGAGTTACATACAGATGCAAGTGCACAAGGCTTTGGTGCAGTGTTATTGCAAAAGAAAGAGGATATGAAATGGCAAcctatattttattactcgaaagccacaacaaaggaTGAGGCCAAATATCATAGTTTTGAACTTGAAACATTGGCTATCCTGTatgcattaagaagatttagaatctatgtacagggaaagagatttaaaattgttacggATTGCAACGCATTAACTCTAACGTTAAATAGAGTGGAATTAAATCCTAGGATTGCAAGGTGGGCATTAGAACTATTAGAGTACGATTTTGAGTTAGTTCATAAAGCAGGAAAGCATATGCAGCATGTGGATGCATTGAGCAGAAATACGAACATATTAGTGATAGAAACTAATAGTtttgaagataatttaattatttgtcaagcaaaagatgaaaagttgaaagatattaggaaaaagttagagaaaacggaagataaaatttttgaaatgagaaatggtgtactttataggaaggcaaatggtggaagattgttgttttgtgtaccagaagaaatggaagaaaaaattttatataaatatcacaatgaatTAGGTCACTTAGGGAGAGATAAGGTTATAGATGCTATTGTTAAGACTTATTGGTTTTcgaatatgaaagaaaaagttgttaGGCATATAGGAAATTGTTTGAGATGTGTGGCATTTTCACCGAAGTCGGGAAAAGAAGAAGGAATGCTGCATAGCATCCCAAAGGGAAACGTGCCGTTTGAGATAATACATATTGATCATTATGGA carries:
- the LOC116803149 gene encoding uncharacterized protein LOC116803149, giving the protein MNISNASTEQLKGWLSELKKPTTGTKRELILRLNNLTNEKRNQLKLLLKSEEEDFYGSSNNNVQKGKRNNAKDGEPKEDESNGEAGGSNEDGDEKSTVRNNKSNGEHDYRSGVRSYNSADGARNKNSGGGNSDENEVCGNEDGDEDGSGEKSNKEFGGNKRNTVGQAGQNMDLLLRMATDAVNEFSGDTCARKWILQVKNIASVYGIHEPYIKMLIISKIKGKACMWLHADPERVLLPTEQLAAELISMFGERKSKLETRRKFEERKWTAGESFVAYVDDKVMLAHGIKMDDEELVALLIEGIPNQMLRNQARIQCFEDMQHLKRAFAEVKLPKMDETHKKVASVNNNGSTLLRCFNCNSKGHWAKECRKPKREKGSCYACGEMGHFAAKCLKNKNVDENNYHAS